One window of Nostoc sp. C052 genomic DNA carries:
- a CDS encoding aspartyl/asparaginyl beta-hydroxylase domain-containing protein translates to MESFNEYHIDPKEFTFLKSFQDNWQAIRDEFTHFIKQASNEDLKLAYDILGPKSKTIQTKGDAKYSAFGILFQGMFIEKYIQVYQIKYPDYGSEEASQKALALREKYFPNLAKLIEKVNFNDDEIIRNVYFGTFHPGLDIKLHVNYNPHTNRGYLGLIVPEGDVAMKICHEQLYWHEGKFLVLDHSYPHCPHNYTNYDRTVLVVDFFKPDKPREEVIQFENEQVTQRMQENPYSLGVFGKSDKAKVEDFIKYGLTHQLEWDKAL, encoded by the coding sequence ATGGAAAGTTTTAATGAGTATCATATAGACCCAAAAGAATTTACTTTTCTCAAAAGTTTTCAAGATAACTGGCAAGCAATTAGAGACGAGTTTACACACTTTATTAAACAGGCATCTAATGAGGATTTAAAACTGGCTTACGATATTCTTGGCCCTAAAAGTAAAACGATTCAAACTAAGGGTGATGCCAAATACAGTGCCTTTGGAATTTTATTTCAAGGTATGTTTATCGAAAAATATATTCAAGTATATCAAATAAAATATCCTGATTATGGGTCAGAAGAAGCATCACAAAAAGCACTTGCCTTAAGAGAGAAATATTTCCCAAATTTGGCGAAATTAATAGAAAAAGTCAACTTTAATGATGATGAGATCATCAGAAATGTGTATTTTGGGACATTCCATCCAGGCTTGGATATCAAGCTACACGTGAACTACAACCCTCATACAAATCGTGGCTATCTAGGATTGATTGTACCAGAGGGAGATGTAGCTATGAAAATCTGCCATGAGCAGCTTTATTGGCATGAAGGCAAATTCCTAGTTTTAGATCATAGCTATCCACACTGCCCGCATAATTATACTAATTATGATAGAACTGTTTTGGTTGTAGACTTTTTTAAGCCAGACAAACCAAGAGAAGAAGTTATCCAATTTGAGAACGAGCAAGTCACCCAACGTATGCAAGAAAATCCTTACAGCTTAGGTGTTTTTGGTAAAAGTGATAAAGCGAAAGTAGAAGATTTTATCAAGTACGGTTTAACTCATCAATTAGAGTGGGATAAAGCTTTATAA
- the hpsU gene encoding hormogonium polysaccharide biosynthesis acetyltransferase HpsU, giving the protein MTNDQPFVDLRKYDQSWFDRGRPGWYVLFWWFVQAIAFPLTPQPLNILRCALLRLFGARIGKGVLIRPTARFTYPWKVTIGDYSWIGDNVVLYSLEQIHIGEHCVISQKSYLCTGSHDLRDPAFGLKTASITINNGVWVAADCFVGPGVQIGANAVIGARSSVFTNMPSGQVCWGSPCRPKTVRIKLDPSTNS; this is encoded by the coding sequence ATGACTAACGATCAACCTTTCGTAGATTTACGCAAATATGATCAATCTTGGTTTGACCGGGGGCGTCCAGGTTGGTATGTTTTATTCTGGTGGTTTGTACAAGCGATCGCTTTTCCCCTCACTCCTCAACCGTTAAATATTCTGCGTTGCGCTTTGCTAAGACTATTTGGCGCTCGGATCGGCAAAGGTGTATTAATTCGACCTACCGCCCGCTTTACGTATCCTTGGAAAGTTACGATTGGCGACTACAGTTGGATTGGAGATAACGTAGTTTTATACAGCCTGGAGCAGATCCACATCGGTGAACATTGCGTAATTTCCCAAAAAAGTTACCTGTGTACTGGTAGCCACGATCTGCGAGATCCTGCCTTTGGGTTAAAAACAGCAAGTATCACTATTAATAATGGTGTATGGGTAGCAGCAGATTGTTTTGTTGGGCCAGGAGTGCAAATCGGAGCTAATGCCGTAATTGGCGCTCGTAGTAGTGTTTTTACTAATATGCCCTCTGGGCAGGTTTGTTGGGGAAGCCCCTGTCGTCCCAAGACGGTCAGGATAAAACTTGATCCCTCCACAAACTCGTGA
- a CDS encoding amidohydrolase family protein: MSETPVLDQIIKNVRVVRPHQDVIELLDLGIQDGKFAQIAPNISPDTGKKVFDGKNLLGFPGVVDAHMHVGIYQPLDKDAVTETKAAAMGGVTTSLNYIRTGQYYLNKGGSYRDFFPEVLALSAGNFFVDYSYHIAPIASQHIDEIPLLFEEHGVSSFKIFMFYGGYGLHGLSDQQNLFLMINKEERYDFAHFEFIMRGLTRLMAEHPEARETISLSLHCEVAEILNAYTKIVENDSSLSGLHAYSAARPPHSEGLAICIASYLANETNCANINLLHLSSRKAMEAALTMQTAFPHINFRREVTVGHLLLDVDTPNTIWAKVNPPIRPRADVEYLWQAVLNNQVDWIVSDHACCSAEQKRSAKDPNNIWLAKSGFGGTEYLLSGVFSEGSKRGMSYNHIAKLLSWNPSRRFGLLEKGDIAIGYDADLVLVDPNESFVVRAAESESQQGYTPFEGMELTGRVKSTFLRGILIYNNGQVLGSPTGRYLKRN, encoded by the coding sequence GTGTCTGAAACTCCCGTATTAGATCAAATTATCAAAAATGTCCGAGTAGTTCGTCCCCATCAGGATGTAATAGAACTACTTGATTTAGGAATTCAGGATGGGAAATTTGCTCAGATTGCCCCTAATATTAGCCCAGACACAGGCAAAAAGGTATTTGATGGCAAAAACTTGCTGGGCTTTCCTGGGGTCGTAGATGCCCACATGCACGTCGGTATCTATCAACCCCTCGACAAAGATGCTGTGACTGAAACCAAAGCAGCTGCAATGGGAGGCGTCACTACCAGCCTGAATTACATCCGTACAGGGCAGTATTATCTTAACAAAGGCGGCTCCTACCGTGATTTTTTTCCAGAGGTGTTGGCCTTATCCGCAGGTAATTTTTTTGTAGATTATAGCTATCACATTGCACCTATAGCTAGCCAGCATATCGATGAAATACCTCTATTATTTGAGGAACACGGTGTCTCTTCGTTTAAAATCTTCATGTTTTATGGAGGCTATGGGTTACATGGGTTGTCAGACCAGCAAAACCTCTTTTTGATGATTAATAAAGAGGAACGGTACGATTTTGCCCATTTTGAATTTATTATGCGTGGTCTAACTCGCTTGATGGCAGAACATCCAGAAGCGCGAGAGACTATTAGTCTGAGTTTGCACTGCGAAGTTGCAGAAATTCTCAACGCCTATACCAAAATAGTTGAAAATGATTCTAGTCTGAGTGGATTACACGCTTACAGTGCAGCGCGTCCACCTCATTCTGAAGGTTTAGCAATTTGCATTGCTTCTTATTTAGCAAATGAGACTAACTGTGCAAATATCAATTTGTTGCACCTGAGTTCGCGTAAAGCAATGGAAGCAGCTTTGACTATGCAAACTGCTTTTCCTCATATCAACTTTCGGCGAGAAGTTACCGTCGGACATTTGTTACTAGATGTCGATACCCCGAATACAATTTGGGCAAAAGTCAACCCTCCTATTCGTCCTCGTGCCGATGTAGAATACCTATGGCAAGCAGTACTCAACAATCAAGTAGATTGGATAGTTAGCGACCATGCTTGCTGTTCTGCTGAACAAAAAAGAAGTGCTAAAGACCCGAATAATATTTGGTTAGCAAAGTCTGGTTTTGGCGGTACAGAATATTTACTTTCTGGTGTATTTAGTGAAGGTAGTAAGCGAGGAATGTCTTACAACCATATCGCTAAGTTGTTATCTTGGAACCCATCGCGGCGCTTTGGTTTGTTAGAAAAAGGTGATATTGCTATTGGCTATGATGCTGATTTGGTATTAGTAGACCCCAATGAAAGCTTTGTGGTACGGGCGGCTGAGTCAGAATCACAACAAGGTTATACACCTTTTGAAGGAATGGAGTTAACTGGAAGGGTAAAAAGTACCTTCTTACGTGGAATTCTTATCTACAACAACGGACAAGTTTTGGGTTCACCTACTGGACGTTATTTAAAAAGAAATTAG
- a CDS encoding nuclear transport factor 2 family protein, whose product MTQDSENTLKVARQAFDNLTHGMSTGDWEALLDMLTEDFTLWFPMGKFHGLNVGKERAREFFEYVFESFNPGLKLTSLDHITSNETTAVFEFRDEGPLFGQPYKNRVAVSFDVRGDKICGYREYFGSDGKSY is encoded by the coding sequence ATGACACAAGATTCAGAAAATACTTTAAAAGTTGCTCGACAGGCATTTGATAATCTGACGCATGGCATGTCAACTGGAGACTGGGAAGCTTTATTAGATATGCTCACAGAAGATTTTACCCTTTGGTTTCCAATGGGTAAATTTCACGGTTTAAATGTGGGAAAAGAGCGAGCTAGAGAGTTTTTCGAGTACGTTTTTGAATCCTTCAATCCTGGGCTAAAACTGACTAGCCTAGACCATATTACCAGTAATGAAACTACTGCTGTCTTTGAGTTTCGGGACGAAGGCCCTTTATTCGGACAGCCCTACAAAAATCGGGTAGCAGTCTCTTTTGATGTGCGCGGAGACAAAATTTGTGGCTATAGAGAATACTTTGGGAGCGATGGAAAATCTTATTAA
- a CDS encoding response regulator has protein sequence MNLNNNEKDVILIVDDNPVNLQLLIDLLEYYGFKVLVAENGINAVGMAEYALPNLILLDILMPVIDGFETCRLLKANPATQDIPVIFITAMNDKVDKVRGLNLGAVDYITKPLEHEEVLARINTHLRLRNLTKTLTEQNKRLEMEILERQQVEEKLRCHSDALDEWNNRYQALIQASGQILYDWHLHTNDIQYGGNVEGILGYSLPEMLGGLNRWLELIHPDDRNFFSEEVKRILSTKERFHLEFRICCKNGTYITVEDNGYIFLDSTEKVARMAGFIIDITEQQAALRERKEAEQKIREQAALLDITTDAIIVQNLVNQIQFWNKGAEHLYGWMAEEAIGKNANQLLYRKQSLCELKNIQKILAESGSWQGELHQVTKQSKEIIVASRWTLVNDDEGQAKSILIVNSDITEKKQLEAQFLRAQRMESLGTLASGIAHDLNNALTPIMMTVQLLETKLPDEKSQQWLTIMETNVKRAADLVKQVLWFSRGSVGNFKTLQVENIISEIENIVKQTFSRAIEIRIDVPGQNLWNIFGDATQLHQVLMNLCINARDAMPHGGILKIYAKNFWVDSYYARMNIDAKVGSYVMIGICDTGTGIAREIVDRIFEPFFTTKELGKGTGLGLSTVLGIIKSHSGFVNVVTDVGKGTEFQICLPVTQTMDTDEKLAGNQELPAGHGELILVVDDEDSIREVTQTWLEKNAYRVLVASDGIDAIALYAEHQQEISVVLVDMMMPYMDGPTTINVLKKINPAIKVIGVSGLAFNHEMIKNLGNSVKTLLSKPYTSSDLLINLQMVISTK, from the coding sequence ATGAATTTAAATAACAATGAAAAAGACGTAATTTTAATAGTTGATGATAACCCGGTTAACTTACAGTTATTGATCGATTTATTAGAGTATTACGGCTTTAAAGTTTTAGTAGCTGAAAATGGGATAAATGCCGTTGGTATGGCAGAATATGCCTTACCAAATCTAATTTTATTAGATATATTAATGCCAGTAATCGATGGTTTTGAAACCTGTAGACTTTTGAAAGCAAATCCAGCTACTCAAGATATCCCCGTAATATTTATCACTGCCATGAATGACAAGGTGGATAAAGTCAGAGGTTTGAATCTTGGTGCAGTAGATTACATTACTAAACCTCTAGAACATGAAGAGGTTTTAGCTAGGATAAATACGCATTTACGTTTACGGAACCTGACAAAAACACTTACAGAGCAAAATAAACGTTTAGAGATGGAAATCTTGGAGCGTCAGCAGGTAGAAGAAAAACTGCGATGTCATTCAGATGCCTTAGACGAATGGAACAATAGATATCAAGCACTAATTCAAGCGAGTGGTCAGATTCTCTACGACTGGCATCTGCATACCAACGATATTCAATACGGTGGTAATGTAGAGGGAATATTAGGTTACTCTCTACCTGAGATGTTAGGAGGTTTGAATCGTTGGCTAGAGTTGATTCATCCTGATGATAGAAACTTCTTTAGTGAAGAAGTTAAACGCATTTTAAGCACAAAAGAACGATTCCATCTTGAATTTCGGATATGTTGCAAAAATGGTACTTATATCACAGTTGAAGACAACGGGTATATCTTTTTAGACTCTACAGAGAAAGTTGCTCGAATGGCGGGTTTTATAATTGATATTACCGAACAACAAGCCGCGCTGCGCGAACGTAAAGAAGCAGAACAAAAAATCCGTGAGCAAGCAGCTTTACTTGATATCACCACAGACGCGATTATCGTTCAAAATTTGGTTAACCAAATTCAATTTTGGAATAAAGGGGCTGAACATCTCTATGGTTGGATGGCAGAAGAAGCAATAGGCAAGAATGCCAATCAGCTTTTGTATCGAAAGCAAAGTCTTTGCGAACTGAAAAATATCCAAAAAATATTAGCTGAGAGTGGTTCATGGCAAGGTGAGTTACATCAAGTTACAAAACAAAGTAAAGAGATAATTGTTGCTAGTCGCTGGACATTAGTAAATGATGATGAGGGACAAGCTAAATCCATCCTGATTGTCAACTCCGACATTACAGAGAAAAAACAACTCGAAGCGCAGTTTCTCCGGGCCCAGCGAATGGAGAGTCTTGGCACTCTAGCAAGTGGCATCGCCCACGATCTCAACAATGCACTGACTCCCATAATGATGACAGTACAACTTTTAGAAACAAAGCTCCCCGATGAAAAAAGTCAGCAATGGCTGACAATCATGGAAACAAATGTTAAACGTGCAGCAGATTTAGTTAAACAAGTGCTGTGGTTTTCACGTGGCTCTGTAGGTAACTTTAAAACCTTACAGGTAGAGAATATAATTTCAGAAATTGAAAATATTGTTAAGCAAACATTTTCCAGAGCAATTGAAATCCGCATTGATGTTCCTGGGCAAAACCTGTGGAATATCTTTGGCGATGCTACTCAGCTACATCAAGTACTAATGAATCTCTGTATTAATGCTCGTGATGCTATGCCTCATGGCGGTATCCTAAAGATTTATGCGAAGAATTTCTGGGTTGACAGCTACTATGCCCGAATGAATATTGATGCTAAGGTCGGCTCTTACGTGATGATTGGTATCTGTGATACAGGCACAGGAATTGCTAGAGAAATAGTAGATAGAATTTTTGAGCCATTTTTCACAACAAAGGAACTGGGTAAAGGCACAGGACTTGGTCTTTCAACAGTGCTTGGCATTATAAAAAGCCACAGCGGTTTTGTGAATGTAGTTACTGACGTGGGCAAAGGCACTGAATTTCAAATTTGCTTACCCGTAACGCAGACAATGGATACAGATGAGAAACTGGCTGGAAATCAGGAATTACCAGCAGGGCATGGAGAATTGATTCTTGTTGTTGATGATGAAGATTCAATTCGAGAGGTGACTCAAACCTGGTTAGAAAAAAATGCCTATAGAGTTTTAGTAGCTAGTGATGGTATTGATGCGATCGCACTATACGCAGAACATCAACAAGAAATTAGTGTGGTGTTGGTTGATATGATGATGCCATATATGGATGGACCAACAACTATCAATGTTTTAAAAAAAATTAATCCAGCTATCAAAGTTATTGGTGTTAGTGGATTAGCCTTTAATCATGAAATGATTAAAAACCTTGGTAATAGTGTCAAAACCCTTCTGTCTAAGCCCTACACTTCAAGCGACTTGTTAATAAATTTACAGATGGTGATTAGTACAAAGTAG
- a CDS encoding quinone oxidoreductase family protein produces MNLKTYKKLRAKQLNPDFKSAVEIVEIPISKPAVNEILIQNKFAGINGGFDTLLCRGDVPHFNLIPPFDLGVEAVGEVVAIGENVKDFQIGDAVVTTARGGGYREYQVIDANLAVKVREATPELLTLMPTGVSALVALEQVGEMKSNEVVLVTAAAGGTGHIAVQLAKLAGNHVIGTCSSEAKAKLLRELGCDRIINYRTENLNQVLKQEYPNGINLIFESVGKEVFDTCAENLAVRGRLVVVGFISEYANNVEQITQLRLYHQLFWKAASVRGFLMAHYKEYMPEASDRLLNLYYTGKLKVAVDPTQFQGMESIPDAVQYLLSGQNCGKVVVKF; encoded by the coding sequence ATGAATTTAAAAACTTACAAAAAGTTAAGAGCAAAACAACTGAATCCAGATTTTAAATCTGCTGTTGAAATTGTCGAAATTCCTATTTCCAAACCTGCTGTTAATGAAATTCTAATTCAAAACAAATTTGCTGGTATTAACGGTGGCTTTGACACTTTACTTTGTCGTGGTGATGTTCCACATTTTAACTTAATTCCTCCCTTCGATTTAGGTGTGGAAGCTGTGGGTGAAGTTGTCGCTATCGGTGAAAATGTCAAAGATTTTCAAATAGGTGATGCTGTCGTAACCACAGCGCGTGGTGGCGGCTATCGAGAATATCAGGTTATTGATGCAAACTTAGCGGTGAAGGTGCGGGAAGCAACGCCAGAGTTGCTAACACTAATGCCTACAGGTGTATCAGCTTTAGTGGCACTGGAACAAGTGGGGGAGATGAAAAGTAATGAAGTGGTTTTAGTGACAGCAGCAGCAGGGGGAACTGGCCATATTGCGGTGCAATTGGCAAAGCTAGCTGGGAATCATGTCATTGGTACTTGTAGTTCTGAGGCGAAGGCAAAATTACTGAGAGAATTAGGGTGCGATCGCATTATCAACTATCGCACAGAAAACCTCAATCAAGTCCTCAAGCAAGAATACCCCAATGGGATTAATTTGATTTTTGAGTCTGTGGGTAAAGAAGTATTTGATACTTGCGCTGAAAACTTAGCAGTGCGGGGACGTTTAGTAGTAGTTGGTTTTATCTCCGAATACGCAAATAATGTTGAGCAAATTACACAGCTACGCCTTTATCACCAACTATTTTGGAAAGCAGCTTCCGTGAGAGGCTTTCTCATGGCTCATTATAAAGAATATATGCCAGAGGCAAGCGATCGCCTTTTAAACCTGTATTACACAGGCAAACTGAAAGTTGCCGTTGACCCAACACAGTTTCAAGGTATGGAATCCATACCCGATGCTGTACAATATCTCCTCAGTGGTCAAAATTGTGGCAAAGTGGTTGTGAAATTTTAA
- a CDS encoding protealysin inhibitor emfourin, with the protein MRVSFERTGGFAGISKKITVDTETLPPNEAATLPRLVEVADLFRLPELIPSPNPQSDRFQYKLTIEDNGKQHTVTVSESALPGTLRPLIEWFQTMAQKR; encoded by the coding sequence ATGCGAGTATCATTTGAACGCACCGGCGGCTTTGCCGGCATTAGCAAGAAGATAACCGTTGATACAGAAACTCTCCCACCAAATGAAGCGGCGACACTACCCCGATTGGTGGAAGTTGCTGATTTATTTAGGCTACCGGAATTAATTCCCTCACCAAATCCCCAGAGCGATCGCTTTCAGTATAAGTTAACAATAGAAGATAACGGTAAGCAGCATACGGTGACTGTCAGCGAGTCAGCATTGCCAGGAACCTTAAGACCTCTAATTGAATGGTTCCAAACAATGGCACAGAAAAGGTAA
- the cobU gene encoding bifunctional adenosylcobinamide kinase/adenosylcobinamide-phosphate guanylyltransferase — MGKIILVTGPARSGKSEWAETLAIQSGKAVVYVATATDNPDDQEWHQRILEHQKRRPQDWVTLSVPVELSATLADAKPYTCLLVDSLGTWVANLLEQDESSWENILAELLETVDLVAADMLFVAEEVGWGVIPAYPLGRKFRDRLGSLVRQLSTLSETVYLVTGGYVLNLSILGSPLPNREDAGTFRSQDS, encoded by the coding sequence TTGGGTAAAATCATCTTAGTAACAGGGCCAGCACGATCTGGCAAAAGTGAATGGGCGGAAACTCTGGCCATACAGTCAGGAAAAGCTGTTGTTTACGTAGCAACAGCCACCGATAACCCAGATGACCAAGAATGGCATCAACGCATTTTAGAACATCAAAAACGTCGTCCCCAAGACTGGGTAACTTTATCTGTACCTGTGGAACTGTCTGCAACTCTCGCCGATGCCAAACCCTATACCTGTCTTTTAGTTGATTCTTTAGGAACTTGGGTTGCTAATCTCCTAGAACAGGACGAATCTAGCTGGGAAAACATTCTTGCAGAGTTATTAGAGACGGTGGATCTGGTTGCTGCTGATATGCTATTTGTAGCAGAAGAGGTGGGTTGGGGTGTGATCCCAGCTTATCCCCTTGGGAGAAAGTTCCGCGATCGCCTTGGTTCTTTAGTCCGCCAGCTAAGTACACTCAGCGAAACTGTTTATTTAGTGACTGGTGGTTATGTTCTCAATCTCAGCATCCTTGGTTCGCCGTTGCCAAACAGAGAAGATGCTGGAACATTCAGAAGTCAAGATTCTTAA
- a CDS encoding glycosyltransferase family 2 protein, translating into MPSKIPVSVLIPAKNEQVNLPACLASLSRADEIFVVDSQSTDNSIEIAKSHGVNVVQFNFNGRWPKKKNWSLDNLPFRNEWVLIVDCDERITPELWEEIEQAIQNQEYTGYYLNRRVFFLGKWIRYGGKYPDWNLRLFQHKKGRYENLNTEDIPNTGDNEVHEHVILQGKVGYLKNDMLHEDFRDLYHWLERHNRYSNWEASVYFNILTGKDDSGTIGANLFGDAVQRKRFLKKVWVHLPFKPILRFVLFYIIQRGFLDGKAGYIYARLLSQYEYQIGVKLYELRNCGGHLNTATIPKEGAGEQGNREAEGKLLTIDS; encoded by the coding sequence ATGCCATCTAAAATACCAGTTTCAGTATTAATTCCAGCAAAAAACGAACAAGTAAACTTGCCTGCGTGCCTTGCTAGCCTTAGCAGAGCAGATGAAATATTTGTAGTAGATTCTCAAAGTACCGATAACAGTATTGAAATTGCTAAAAGTCACGGTGTAAATGTCGTGCAATTCAACTTTAATGGTCGCTGGCCCAAAAAGAAAAATTGGTCTTTAGATAATCTACCTTTTCGCAACGAATGGGTACTAATTGTAGATTGCGATGAGCGCATTACCCCAGAACTATGGGAAGAAATTGAGCAAGCAATTCAAAACCAGGAATATACAGGTTATTATCTCAATCGCCGCGTATTTTTCTTAGGCAAATGGATTCGCTATGGTGGTAAATATCCTGATTGGAATCTACGTTTATTTCAACATAAAAAAGGTCGTTACGAAAATCTAAATACAGAAGATATTCCGAATACTGGTGATAACGAAGTTCACGAACACGTGATTTTACAGGGGAAAGTTGGGTATCTCAAAAATGATATGCTCCACGAGGACTTCCGCGACCTTTATCACTGGTTAGAACGCCATAACCGCTATTCTAACTGGGAAGCCAGTGTTTATTTTAATATTCTCACAGGTAAAGACGATAGCGGTACTATTGGCGCAAATCTATTTGGTGATGCCGTGCAACGCAAGCGCTTTTTGAAAAAAGTGTGGGTACACCTACCATTTAAACCAATTTTGCGATTTGTTTTGTTTTATATTATTCAACGCGGTTTTTTAGATGGCAAAGCCGGATATATTTATGCACGCTTGCTAAGTCAATATGAATATCAAATTGGCGTTAAACTTTACGAATTACGTAACTGTGGTGGTCACTTAAATACTGCAACTATCCCGAAGGAGGGAGCAGGGGAGCAGGGGAACAGAGAAGCAGAAGGAAAGCTATTAACCATTGACTCCTAA
- a CDS encoding glycosyltransferase family 2 protein → MPDTQISAIICTHNRDTYLGAAIDSLLAQDFATDFEIVVVDNGSSDRTREVVEQRAQNPRLKYVFEPTIGLSVARNTGAKVASGDILAYLDDDAVASQGWLQVLYFAYYNNSKLAIAGGKVTLIWPPGIQQPRWLSPGLAANLGAYDLGDSNIYIEQPGSTPRGLNYSIRRSFLEEIGGFDPHLGRVGKNLLSNEELQMTEFALQRGWQVAYLPEALVAHNVAPERLQRSWFLNRGWWQGISECYREQLAGKAGFAQLQRGSERFVRGLYKALQYFSDPAERFDKLVYAYGQIGYLNAAIQGLLSTSNKK, encoded by the coding sequence ATGCCAGACACCCAAATCTCTGCCATTATCTGTACTCACAATCGAGATACCTATTTAGGGGCTGCAATTGATAGTCTTTTAGCACAGGATTTTGCTACTGACTTTGAAATTGTAGTAGTTGATAATGGATCTAGCGATCGCACTCGTGAGGTTGTAGAACAAAGAGCCCAAAATCCCCGCCTAAAGTATGTTTTTGAACCCACCATTGGTTTATCTGTCGCCCGTAACACGGGTGCAAAAGTAGCCAGTGGTGATATTCTTGCTTATTTGGATGACGATGCTGTAGCCAGTCAGGGGTGGCTACAGGTTTTATATTTTGCCTATTACAATAATTCTAAACTAGCGATCGCCGGAGGCAAAGTCACTCTCATCTGGCCCCCAGGAATCCAACAACCACGATGGCTATCTCCAGGGCTAGCTGCAAATTTAGGTGCATACGATTTAGGTGACAGCAACATCTACATTGAGCAACCTGGCTCAACACCTAGAGGCTTAAATTACTCTATCCGCCGCAGTTTTTTGGAAGAAATTGGCGGTTTTGATCCTCATCTCGGTCGAGTGGGGAAAAATCTATTATCTAATGAAGAACTGCAAATGACCGAATTTGCCCTACAGCGTGGTTGGCAAGTCGCTTATCTTCCCGAAGCCTTAGTCGCTCACAATGTAGCCCCAGAACGCCTCCAGCGCTCCTGGTTTTTAAACCGAGGTTGGTGGCAAGGTATCAGCGAATGCTATCGAGAACAACTCGCTGGTAAAGCTGGGTTCGCTCAATTGCAGCGAGGTAGCGAACGCTTTGTACGCGGCTTGTATAAAGCATTGCAATATTTCTCCGATCCAGCAGAACGGTTTGACAAACTTGTTTATGCTTACGGTCAGATTGGTTACTTAAATGCTGCTATTCAGGGTCTTTTATCTACATCAAATAAGAAATAA
- a CDS encoding DUF4437 domain-containing protein → MGEENINFNSVEENQTDDFLHLASVKEDWGGDGRGRMNLSGRRTAISKEYVPRQYQFFDTNAVPEEHSWRVNGMPDNVAFGSRRLLTWHDNGASTSRVVIPRQFEAPSGFFTSDLEIFVLKGAIQVGEWQLSKHGYSFIPAGVRVGPWKVLGDEEAEILWMENASLKYKYSLNDHPDAKLSGFIPALDSKLLPWGKADTVQFIQANKKWLRKDSNGGGAWLLAILPHYDGKSQMIQCYNEEGYCLAGYCDIGDHRFVKDYFAYGPSFITSPWHRTDDGGLFFIRVDRDLSQVATVLSYPHGNL, encoded by the coding sequence GTGGGTGAAGAGAATATAAATTTTAATTCCGTAGAAGAAAACCAAACTGATGATTTTTTACACCTAGCATCTGTAAAAGAGGATTGGGGTGGAGACGGAAGAGGGCGCATGAATCTATCAGGAAGGCGCACAGCAATCTCCAAAGAGTATGTACCTCGCCAGTACCAATTTTTTGATACAAATGCCGTACCAGAAGAACACAGTTGGCGAGTAAATGGAATGCCGGATAATGTAGCATTTGGAAGCCGTCGCTTACTTACTTGGCATGACAATGGTGCATCAACGTCAAGAGTTGTAATACCACGGCAATTTGAAGCACCGTCTGGCTTCTTTACTTCTGATTTGGAGATTTTTGTGCTTAAGGGTGCAATCCAAGTGGGAGAGTGGCAGTTAAGCAAGCATGGTTACTCCTTTATCCCGGCAGGTGTCAGAGTAGGCCCTTGGAAAGTGCTAGGTGATGAGGAAGCGGAAATCCTCTGGATGGAAAATGCTTCTCTCAAGTATAAATATTCACTAAATGATCATCCAGATGCTAAGTTAAGTGGCTTCATCCCAGCATTGGATAGTAAATTGCTACCGTGGGGCAAGGCAGATACAGTTCAATTTATACAAGCAAATAAGAAGTGGCTAAGAAAGGATAGTAACGGGGGTGGAGCCTGGCTGCTTGCTATCTTGCCACATTATGATGGCAAGTCCCAAATGATTCAATGTTATAATGAGGAAGGCTATTGCCTAGCTGGATACTGTGATATTGGAGACCACCGATTTGTAAAAGATTATTTTGCTTATGGCCCTAGTTTTATCACCTCTCCTTGGCATAGAACAGATGATGGCGGTTTATTCTTTATTAGAGTTGATAGGGATTTATCACAAGTTGCAACAGTTTTGTCATATCCACATGGAAACCTATAG